A genomic segment from Pseudokineococcus lusitanus encodes:
- the groES gene encoding co-chaperone GroES, translated as MSVSIKPLEDRIVVKAVEAEQTTASGLVIPDTAKEKPQEGEVLAVGPGRVDDNGQRVPVDVAVGDKVIYSKYGGTEVKYGGEELLILSARDVLAVVS; from the coding sequence GTGTCGGTCTCCATCAAGCCGCTCGAGGACCGCATCGTCGTCAAGGCCGTCGAGGCCGAGCAGACGACCGCGTCGGGTCTGGTCATCCCGGACACCGCGAAGGAGAAGCCCCAGGAGGGCGAGGTCCTCGCGGTGGGCCCGGGCCGCGTCGACGACAACGGCCAGCGCGTGCCGGTCGACGTCGCCGTCGGCGACAAGGTCATCTACTCGAAGTACGGCGGCACCGAGGTGAAGTACGGCGGCGAGGAGCTGCTCATCCTCTCGGCGCGCGACGTGCTCGCCGTCGTCTCCTGA
- a CDS encoding THUMP-like domain-containing protein translates to MEDPAAAGLAAVLTPAGRALLDGLPPYDEAGAMALGERLRAQGHDPALVAAALTQSRLRARAVAKLGGRARTMLLTATGLEQATRREVAERHADRFVATGAGRVADLGCGVGGDAVVVADRGPGVLAVDRDPATAAVAAANLAPYPAAEVRCEDVAATDLAGVDAVWLDPARRDAAGRRVLDPRRASPPLSFAEALAAERPVGVKTAPGIDHDVVPAGWECQWTSVGGDVVEAALWSGALARPGVRRSAVVLPATGGAGVVVDDADDPFADGGPPVGPVGTHLYEPDGAVVRAGLVGAVVAATGGRLVDPTIAYVTADAALDLPTAAGYVVDEVMPFSLKGLRQRLRERGVGRLVVKKRGTAVEPEELRRRLRLEGPHEAVVVLTRVAGRQSALVCRALRSP, encoded by the coding sequence GTGGAGGACCCCGCCGCCGCCGGCCTCGCGGCCGTGCTGACGCCCGCCGGCCGCGCCCTGCTCGACGGCCTCCCGCCCTACGACGAGGCGGGCGCCATGGCCCTCGGCGAGCGGCTGCGCGCGCAGGGGCACGACCCGGCGCTCGTGGCCGCCGCCCTCACCCAGAGCCGGCTGCGCGCCCGCGCCGTCGCCAAGCTGGGCGGACGCGCGCGGACGATGCTGCTGACCGCCACGGGCCTCGAGCAGGCGACGCGGCGCGAGGTCGCCGAGCGCCACGCCGACCGGTTCGTCGCCACCGGCGCGGGCCGCGTCGCCGACCTCGGCTGCGGGGTGGGGGGCGACGCCGTCGTCGTCGCCGACCGCGGCCCCGGCGTCCTCGCCGTGGACCGGGACCCGGCCACGGCCGCCGTCGCCGCGGCCAACCTCGCCCCGTACCCCGCTGCCGAGGTCCGGTGCGAGGACGTCGCCGCGACGGACCTCGCGGGCGTGGACGCGGTGTGGCTCGACCCCGCCCGGCGGGACGCCGCGGGGCGGCGCGTGCTCGACCCCCGCCGCGCCAGCCCGCCGCTGTCCTTCGCCGAGGCCCTGGCGGCGGAGCGGCCGGTGGGGGTCAAGACCGCGCCGGGCATCGACCACGACGTCGTGCCCGCGGGGTGGGAGTGCCAGTGGACGTCGGTCGGCGGCGACGTCGTCGAGGCGGCGCTGTGGTCGGGCGCCCTCGCGCGCCCCGGGGTGCGGCGCAGCGCCGTCGTCCTGCCCGCCACGGGCGGGGCGGGCGTGGTGGTCGACGACGCCGACGACCCCTTCGCCGACGGGGGGCCTCCCGTGGGGCCGGTGGGCACCCACCTCTACGAGCCCGACGGGGCGGTGGTCCGCGCGGGCCTCGTCGGCGCCGTCGTCGCGGCGACGGGCGGGCGGCTCGTCGACCCGACCATCGCCTACGTCACCGCCGACGCGGCGCTCGACCTGCCCACGGCGGCGGGCTACGTCGTCGACGAGGTGATGCCCTTCTCGCTCAAGGGGCTGCGGCAGCGGCTGCGCGAGCGCGGGGTCGGGCGCCTCGTCGTCAAGAAGCGGGGCACGGCGGTCGAGCCGGAGGAGCTGCGGCGGCGGCTGCGGCTCGAGGGCCCGCACGAGGCCGTCGTCGTCCTCACCCGCGTCGCCGGCCGGCAGAGCGCGCTCGTGTGCCGGGCGCTCAGGAGCCCCTGA
- the tsaD gene encoding tRNA (adenosine(37)-N6)-threonylcarbamoyltransferase complex transferase subunit TsaD: MTSAPAPLVGPDASAPLVLGIETSCDETGVGLVRGTTLLADVVASSVDEHARFGGVVPEIASRAHLEAMVPTLRRACDEAGVTLADVDAVAVTAGPGLAGALLVGVGAAKALAWALDVPLYGVNHLDAHVAVCALDGGPLPTPCGALLVSGGHTSLLHVVDVASDVRLLGETVDDAAGEAFDKTARLLGLPYPGGPAIGAAALEGDPTAIAFPRGLTAARDLERHRFDFSFSGLKTAVARWVRACEAQGRPVPVADVAASFQEAVCDVLTRKAVDACRTHGLEHLLLGGGVSANGRLRELLAERCAEAGIALRVPRPRLSTDNGAMVAALGAHVVAAGLPPSPRTLGGDPSLPVGRVLVGA, encoded by the coding sequence GTGACGTCGGCGCCCGCCCCCCTCGTCGGGCCCGACGCGTCGGCGCCGCTCGTCCTCGGGATCGAGACCTCCTGCGACGAGACCGGGGTCGGCCTCGTCCGGGGGACGACGCTGCTGGCCGACGTCGTCGCCAGCAGCGTCGACGAGCACGCCCGCTTCGGCGGCGTCGTGCCCGAGATCGCGAGCCGCGCCCACCTCGAGGCGATGGTCCCCACGCTCCGGCGGGCGTGCGACGAGGCGGGCGTGACGCTCGCGGACGTCGACGCCGTGGCCGTGACGGCCGGGCCCGGCCTCGCCGGGGCGCTGCTCGTCGGCGTCGGCGCCGCCAAGGCGCTCGCGTGGGCGCTCGACGTGCCGCTCTACGGCGTCAACCACCTCGACGCGCACGTCGCCGTCTGCGCGCTCGACGGCGGCCCGCTGCCGACGCCGTGCGGCGCGCTGCTCGTCTCGGGCGGGCACACCTCGCTGCTCCACGTCGTCGACGTCGCCTCCGACGTGCGCCTGCTCGGCGAGACGGTCGACGACGCCGCGGGGGAGGCCTTCGACAAGACCGCGCGCCTGCTCGGCCTGCCCTACCCGGGCGGCCCGGCCATCGGCGCGGCCGCGCTCGAGGGCGACCCGACGGCCATCGCCTTCCCCCGCGGGCTGACCGCGGCGCGCGACCTCGAGCGGCACCGCTTCGACTTCTCCTTCTCGGGCCTCAAGACCGCGGTGGCCCGCTGGGTCCGGGCGTGCGAGGCGCAGGGGCGGCCCGTCCCGGTCGCCGACGTCGCCGCCTCGTTCCAGGAGGCCGTCTGCGACGTCCTCACCCGCAAGGCCGTCGACGCCTGCCGCACGCACGGCCTCGAGCACCTGCTGCTCGGCGGCGGGGTGTCGGCCAACGGCCGGCTGCGCGAGCTGCTCGCCGAGCGCTGCGCGGAGGCGGGCATCGCCCTGCGCGTGCCGCGGCCGCGGCTGTCGACCGACAACGGGGCGATGGTCGCCGCGCTCGGCGCGCACGTCGTCGCCGCCGGCCTGCCGCCGTCGCCGCGCACGCTCGGCGGCGACCCGTCGCTGCCGGTCGGGCGGGTGCTCGTCGGCGCCTGA
- a CDS encoding DedA family protein: MTPLSLLVTGAQASVSVDEAVGGLTGVSGALARFIASIGEVGVFVATVLETIVPPIPSEVVLPLAGFIAAQGGMNLVLAVVAATLGSLVGGWFFYWVGHAFGEERAVRWVSAIPLVDREEVEHASQWFHRHGSASVFFGRLVPGVRSLISVPAGATRMGLVRFSLLTAAGSGLWNSFLVGGGYVVGGEFERVEQYAGYVDYVFVAAVVVLLALFVRSRVRRARRRGGRLRDAL, translated from the coding sequence ATGACCCCGCTGTCCCTGCTCGTCACCGGTGCCCAGGCGTCGGTGTCGGTCGACGAGGCCGTCGGCGGCCTCACGGGCGTCTCGGGCGCCCTGGCGCGCTTCATCGCGAGCATCGGCGAGGTCGGCGTCTTCGTCGCCACCGTCCTCGAGACGATCGTCCCGCCGATCCCCAGCGAGGTCGTCCTGCCGCTGGCCGGCTTCATCGCCGCCCAGGGCGGCATGAACCTCGTCCTGGCCGTCGTCGCCGCGACGCTCGGCTCCCTCGTCGGCGGCTGGTTCTTCTACTGGGTCGGCCACGCCTTCGGCGAGGAGCGGGCGGTCCGCTGGGTCTCCGCCATCCCGCTCGTCGACCGCGAGGAGGTCGAGCACGCGTCGCAGTGGTTCCACCGCCACGGCAGCGCGTCGGTCTTCTTCGGCCGGCTCGTCCCGGGCGTCCGCAGCCTCATCTCGGTGCCGGCCGGGGCCACCCGCATGGGCCTCGTCCGCTTCAGCCTGCTGACGGCCGCGGGCTCCGGCCTGTGGAACAGCTTCCTCGTCGGCGGCGGCTACGTCGTGGGCGGCGAGTTCGAGCGGGTCGAGCAGTACGCCGGCTACGTCGACTACGTCTTCGTCGCGGCCGTCGTCGTGCTGCTGGCCCTCTTCGTCCGCAGCCGCGTGCGCCGGGCCCGCCGCCGCGGCGGGCGGCTCCGGGACGCGCTGTGA
- a CDS encoding GNAT family N-acetyltransferase, protein MTTAPVRPPAGALPALRPMRWWDVADVAALEAELFGPTAWSAETFWSELAAPGRAYWVARDDEGGLLGYAGAAAAGGDADVQTVATAPAARGRGLGDALLTACEDHATALGAGALLLEVEAGNAPALRLYHRHGFVQVARRRDYYGPGSDALVLRRRPPGGPPPADGPGGPGTTGRPRTTGTTGTTATTDDPDGAPTP, encoded by the coding sequence GTGACGACGGCCCCCGTCCGCCCGCCCGCCGGGGCGCTGCCGGCCCTGCGGCCGATGCGCTGGTGGGACGTCGCCGACGTCGCCGCCCTCGAGGCGGAGCTCTTCGGCCCCACGGCGTGGAGCGCCGAGACCTTCTGGTCCGAGCTCGCCGCGCCCGGCCGTGCGTACTGGGTGGCCCGCGACGACGAGGGCGGCCTCCTCGGGTACGCCGGCGCGGCCGCCGCGGGCGGCGACGCCGACGTGCAGACGGTCGCGACCGCGCCGGCCGCCCGCGGCCGCGGCCTCGGCGACGCCCTGCTGACGGCCTGCGAGGACCACGCGACCGCCCTCGGCGCGGGAGCGCTGCTCCTCGAGGTCGAGGCGGGCAACGCCCCGGCGCTGCGGCTCTACCACCGGCACGGCTTCGTGCAGGTGGCGCGCAGGCGCGACTACTACGGTCCCGGCTCGGACGCGCTCGTCCTGCGCCGCCGGCCACCGGGCGGCCCCCCGCCCGCCGACGGCCCCGGAGGCCCCGGCACGACCGGGCGCCCCCGCACCACCGGCACCACCGGCACCACCGCCACGACCGACGACCCCGACGGAGCCCCCACGCCATGA
- the tsaB gene encoding tRNA (adenosine(37)-N6)-threonylcarbamoyltransferase complex dimerization subunit type 1 TsaB — protein MLALDTSAVASAALLATGADGGRVLAARAAQDPRRHAEVLQPMVEDVLAEAGAGRRDVTAVVVGVGPGPYTGLRVGMAAALTLGAALDVPVHGVCSLDAVARATADALGDGLPDVLGVATDARRREVYWATYATADELRRTGGPDVGAAADVAGAAGRWVGRGAVLYPDHLAALPAATTDGAVRDDLRDPAAAAVGLVAADALAGRGALALVPVEPLYLRRPDAVATADRGAPAPVR, from the coding sequence CTGCTGGCCCTCGACACCTCCGCCGTGGCGAGCGCCGCGCTCCTCGCCACGGGCGCCGACGGCGGCCGCGTGCTCGCGGCCCGGGCCGCCCAGGACCCCCGTCGGCACGCCGAGGTGCTCCAGCCGATGGTCGAGGACGTGCTGGCCGAGGCCGGCGCCGGGCGCCGTGACGTCACCGCCGTCGTCGTCGGGGTCGGCCCGGGCCCGTACACGGGGCTGCGGGTCGGCATGGCCGCCGCGCTGACGCTCGGCGCCGCGCTCGACGTCCCCGTCCACGGCGTCTGCAGCCTCGACGCGGTGGCGCGCGCGACGGCGGACGCCCTCGGCGACGGCCTGCCGGACGTCCTCGGGGTGGCGACGGACGCCCGGCGGCGCGAGGTCTACTGGGCCACCTACGCGACGGCGGACGAGCTGCGGCGCACCGGCGGTCCCGACGTCGGGGCCGCCGCGGACGTCGCCGGTGCCGCCGGCCGCTGGGTGGGCCGCGGTGCCGTCCTCTACCCCGACCACCTGGCCGCCCTGCCGGCGGCGACGACCGACGGCGCCGTCCGCGACGACCTGCGCGACCCGGCCGCGGCCGCGGTCGGCCTCGTGGCCGCCGACGCGCTCGCCGGCCGCGGCGCCCTCGCCCTCGTCCCCGTGGAGCCGCTGTACCTGCGGCGCCCCGACGCCGTGGCCACCGCCGACCGCGGCGCGCCCGCGCCCGTCCGGTGA
- a CDS encoding glycoside hydrolase family 127 protein has protein sequence MTSLTAPPSAAPATGGTSAGTPVLPSTGALRPLGLDEVRVTGGRWARRQDVNARATLAHVEHWLEREGWLGNFDAAVEGRLPHDRRGREFSDSEVYKLLEALSWEHGRTGDAWADARVRAITARVAAAQEPDGYLGTMFGRPGQAPRWSALEWGHELYCLGHLVQAAVARARTVGTDDDLVRVAVRAADHLCDVFGPGGVESVCGHAEVEPALVELSRVTGERRYLEQARLFVERRGHHVLADVEYGRSYFQDDVPVREAPVLRGHAVRATYLAAGTVDVAVETGDDGLLDAVRRQWARTVARRTYVTGGMGARHQDEAFGEDFVLPPDRAYAETCAGIGSVMLAWRLLLAGGGAGAARYADLVERTLDNVVAASPSHDGRRFFYTNTLHQREPGSVPPEDVAVGRAASSLRAPWFGVSCCPTNVARTVASLGGYVATTDDDGLQLHLHLGAEVRAALPDGTPVDVDVDVEEVDGVDGVVRVRVLADAPRAWSLSVRVPGWAAGAVLEEPDGPAGGRPVDPGTAVVRRAFRAGDEVVLRLPTAPRLVRADPRVDAVRGAVAVERGSEVLCLESVDLPGGAHVDRFRLDPSAAPRVEDGLVVVRGRLLPDDEDGDAAGGDPGAAGAWPYPGAGTEAAPLGEPVDVVLRPYEGWGERGPATMRVWLPVAGADDASAAVGD, from the coding sequence ATGACCTCCCTCACCGCCCCGCCCTCGGCCGCCCCCGCCACCGGTGGCACGTCCGCCGGCACCCCGGTCCTGCCCTCGACCGGCGCCCTGCGCCCCCTCGGCCTCGACGAGGTGCGGGTGACCGGCGGCCGCTGGGCCCGCCGCCAGGACGTCAACGCCCGCGCGACCCTCGCCCACGTCGAGCACTGGCTGGAGCGGGAGGGCTGGCTCGGCAACTTCGACGCCGCCGTGGAGGGCCGGCTGCCGCACGACCGCCGGGGGCGCGAGTTCTCGGACTCGGAGGTCTACAAGCTCCTCGAGGCCCTGTCGTGGGAGCACGGGCGCACGGGCGACGCGTGGGCCGACGCGCGGGTGCGCGCCATCACCGCGCGCGTCGCGGCGGCGCAGGAGCCGGACGGGTACCTCGGCACGATGTTCGGCCGCCCCGGGCAGGCGCCGCGGTGGAGCGCGCTGGAGTGGGGCCACGAGCTGTACTGCCTGGGCCACCTCGTCCAGGCGGCCGTCGCCCGGGCCCGGACCGTGGGCACCGACGACGACCTCGTCCGCGTGGCGGTGCGGGCGGCCGACCACCTGTGCGACGTCTTCGGGCCGGGCGGCGTGGAGTCGGTGTGCGGGCACGCGGAGGTGGAGCCTGCGCTCGTCGAGCTCTCCCGCGTCACGGGGGAGCGGCGCTACCTCGAGCAGGCGCGCCTGTTCGTCGAGCGCCGCGGCCACCACGTCCTCGCCGACGTCGAGTACGGCCGCTCCTACTTCCAGGACGACGTGCCCGTGCGCGAGGCCCCGGTCCTGCGGGGCCACGCGGTGCGCGCCACCTACCTCGCCGCGGGCACGGTCGACGTCGCCGTGGAGACGGGCGACGACGGGCTGCTCGACGCGGTGCGGCGGCAGTGGGCGCGCACCGTGGCCCGGCGCACGTACGTCACGGGCGGCATGGGCGCGCGGCACCAGGACGAGGCCTTCGGCGAGGACTTCGTGCTCCCGCCGGACCGCGCCTACGCCGAGACGTGCGCGGGCATCGGGTCCGTCATGCTCGCGTGGCGGCTGCTGCTGGCCGGCGGCGGCGCGGGCGCCGCCCGCTACGCCGACCTCGTCGAGCGCACGCTCGACAACGTCGTGGCCGCGTCGCCGTCGCACGACGGGCGGCGGTTCTTCTACACCAACACGCTGCACCAGCGGGAGCCCGGCTCGGTGCCCCCGGAGGACGTGGCCGTCGGGCGTGCGGCGTCCTCGCTGCGGGCGCCGTGGTTCGGCGTCTCCTGCTGCCCCACCAACGTCGCGCGCACCGTGGCGAGCCTCGGCGGCTACGTGGCGACGACGGACGACGACGGGCTGCAGCTGCACCTCCACCTCGGCGCGGAGGTGCGGGCGGCGCTGCCGGACGGCACGCCCGTCGACGTCGACGTCGACGTCGAGGAGGTCGACGGCGTCGACGGCGTCGTCCGCGTCCGCGTGCTGGCCGACGCCCCGCGGGCGTGGTCGCTGTCCGTCCGCGTCCCCGGCTGGGCCGCCGGGGCGGTGCTCGAGGAGCCGGACGGCCCGGCCGGCGGCCGCCCCGTCGACCCCGGGACGGCGGTCGTCCGCCGCGCCTTCCGCGCCGGCGACGAGGTGGTGCTGCGCCTGCCGACGGCGCCCCGGCTCGTGCGCGCCGACCCGCGCGTCGACGCCGTCCGCGGCGCCGTCGCCGTCGAGCGCGGCAGCGAGGTCCTCTGCCTCGAGTCGGTCGACCTGCCGGGCGGCGCGCACGTGGACCGCTTCCGCCTCGACCCCTCCGCGGCCCCGCGGGTGGAGGACGGCCTCGTCGTCGTCCGCGGGCGGCTCCTGCCCGACGACGAGGACGGCGACGCCGCCGGGGGCGACCCCGGTGCGGCGGGCGCCTGGCCCTACCCCGGGGCGGGGACCGAGGCCGCGCCGCTCGGCGAGCCGGTCGACGTCGTCCTCCGCCCGTACGAGGGCTGGGGCGAGCGGGGTCCCGCGACGATGCGGGTGTGGCTGCCCGTCGCCGGCGCCGACGACGCCTCCGCGGCGGTCGGCGACTGA
- a CDS encoding carbohydrate ABC transporter permease: MSAPAPARPAPPPSSRRPDAVPSRGRGGPSPWSRTPTYVLTGGLVIIFLFPLIWAGVASVSPQAGTAQSEGWGLGNYETLVGYQAGVGRYLLNSTVVSGLVVVLTLGVSLLGGYAFARFSFPGKDLLFLLVLAILMVPYATLLIPLYVLLAQLGLQNSLVGLALVLTMFQLPFATFMMRISFEAIPAELEESALVDGCSTFGALRRVLVPAVKPGLVTVGLFAFLAAWNDFITPLVLITDSNLMPLPLAVANMRQQVMGIVDYGATQAGVTVLALPCVLLFLALQRHYVRGFMSGALKG, encoded by the coding sequence GTGAGCGCACCGGCCCCCGCACGCCCCGCCCCGCCCCCGTCCTCGCGGCGGCCCGACGCCGTCCCCTCCCGGGGCCGCGGCGGCCCCTCGCCGTGGTCGCGCACGCCGACGTACGTCCTCACCGGCGGCCTCGTCATCATCTTCCTGTTCCCGTTGATCTGGGCGGGCGTGGCGTCGGTGTCCCCGCAGGCCGGCACCGCGCAGTCCGAGGGCTGGGGGCTCGGCAACTACGAGACGCTCGTCGGCTACCAGGCCGGCGTCGGGCGGTACCTGCTCAACAGCACGGTCGTGTCCGGCCTCGTCGTCGTCCTCACGCTCGGCGTCTCGCTGCTCGGCGGCTACGCCTTCGCGCGGTTCTCGTTCCCGGGCAAGGACCTGCTCTTCCTGCTCGTGCTGGCGATCCTCATGGTCCCGTACGCCACGCTGCTCATCCCGCTGTACGTGCTCCTGGCCCAGCTGGGGCTGCAGAACAGCCTCGTGGGGCTGGCGCTGGTGCTGACGATGTTCCAGCTGCCCTTCGCCACCTTCATGATGCGGATCTCCTTCGAGGCGATCCCCGCCGAGCTGGAGGAGTCCGCCCTCGTCGACGGCTGCAGCACCTTCGGCGCGCTCCGGCGGGTCCTCGTGCCGGCGGTCAAGCCCGGTCTCGTCACCGTGGGCCTCTTCGCCTTCCTCGCGGCGTGGAACGACTTCATCACCCCGCTGGTCCTCATCACCGACTCGAACCTCATGCCCCTCCCGCTGGCGGTGGCCAACATGCGCCAGCAGGTCATGGGGATCGTCGACTACGGCGCCACGCAGGCCGGCGTCACCGTGCTCGCCCTGCCGTGCGTCCTGCTCTTCCTCGCGCTGCAGCGCCACTACGTCCGCGGCTTCATGTCCGGGGCGCTCAAGGGCTGA